One segment of Mycolicibacterium sp. YH-1 DNA contains the following:
- a CDS encoding CYTH and CHAD domain-containing protein, which produces MAADKRKASRHTETERKFAVTEDTVSPSFEGLSAVARVERSDPQHLDAVYYDTADHHLAAHRVTLRRRTGGPDAGWHLKLPAGPDSRTEVRLPLGEAEEAVPDELRDVVLAIVRDRALAPVARISTVRTVDELHGHSGAPLAEFCDDQVTASAVGGAEQTWREWELELVEGAEAPADLLDRLANRLLDAGAQPAGHGSKLARVLATSAPEQAPRHDDPVHRAVAEQIEELLVWDRAVRADTWDSVHQMRVVTRKIRSLVKGSEESFGLTDDAWVLEELKLLAGVLGVARDAEVLAERFERALADLPAHLVRGPVRERLVDGANRRYQAGLKRSLAAMRSERYFRLLDALDDLKTAGPVTSTSGAPPRQTTVASAYRKVHKAAKAALIAKADPAVSAEGKDEALHRIRKGAKRLRYTAAATGARNVAEGAKLIQTLLGDHQDSVVSRAHLSTEASTAHAEGEDTFTYGLLFQLEDELARQSEDRLEGALRKLKKAVRAAG; this is translated from the coding sequence ATGGCAGCCGACAAACGCAAGGCGTCCCGTCACACCGAGACCGAACGCAAGTTCGCCGTCACCGAGGACACCGTCTCCCCCTCGTTCGAGGGGCTGTCCGCCGTTGCCCGGGTCGAGCGTTCGGACCCACAGCATCTCGACGCCGTCTACTACGACACGGCCGACCATCACCTTGCCGCGCACCGCGTGACGCTGCGCCGCCGCACAGGCGGTCCTGACGCAGGGTGGCACCTCAAGCTGCCCGCCGGACCGGACTCGAGAACCGAGGTCCGGCTGCCATTGGGCGAGGCCGAGGAGGCCGTACCCGACGAGCTGCGCGATGTGGTCTTGGCAATCGTCCGCGACCGCGCGCTCGCACCCGTGGCGCGCATCTCCACCGTGCGCACCGTCGATGAGCTGCACGGCCACTCGGGTGCCCCGCTCGCCGAGTTCTGCGATGACCAGGTCACCGCGTCGGCGGTCGGCGGCGCCGAACAGACCTGGCGGGAATGGGAACTCGAACTCGTCGAGGGCGCCGAGGCACCCGCCGATCTATTGGACCGCCTCGCCAACCGGCTGCTCGACGCAGGCGCGCAACCAGCCGGGCACGGGTCGAAGCTGGCGCGCGTGCTGGCCACCTCCGCACCGGAGCAGGCACCCCGTCACGACGATCCGGTGCACCGCGCCGTGGCCGAGCAGATCGAAGAGCTTCTGGTGTGGGACCGCGCCGTACGCGCCGACACGTGGGACTCGGTGCATCAGATGCGAGTTGTCACCCGCAAGATCCGCAGCCTGGTCAAGGGTTCCGAGGAGTCGTTCGGCCTCACCGACGACGCATGGGTGCTCGAAGAGCTCAAGCTGCTGGCCGGAGTCCTCGGTGTGGCGCGCGACGCCGAGGTGCTCGCGGAGCGTTTCGAGCGTGCACTCGCCGATTTACCCGCGCACCTGGTCCGTGGTCCCGTCCGCGAACGGCTGGTCGATGGTGCGAACCGGCGCTACCAGGCCGGGCTGAAGCGGTCGTTGGCCGCGATGCGTTCCGAGCGGTACTTCCGGCTGCTCGACGCGCTCGATGACCTCAAGACCGCCGGGCCGGTGACGTCGACGTCCGGTGCGCCGCCGCGACAGACCACCGTCGCCTCGGCGTACCGCAAGGTGCACAAGGCGGCGAAGGCAGCACTCATCGCCAAGGCGGACCCCGCGGTGAGCGCCGAGGGGAAGGACGAGGCCCTGCACCGGATCCGCAAGGGCGCCAAGCGGCTTCGCTACACCGCCGCGGCCACCGGGGCACGGAACGTCGCGGAAGGGGCGAAGCTCATCCAGACGCTGTTGGGTGATCATCAGGACAGCGTGGTCAGCCGTGCACATCTGTCGACCGAGGCCAGCACCGCACACGCCGAGGGTGAGGACACCTTCACCTACGGACTGCTGTTTCAACTGGAGGACGAACTGGCCCGGCAGTCCGAGGATCGCCTCGAGGGCGCGCTGCGCAAGCTCAAGAAGGCGGTTCGGGCGGCGGGCTGA
- a CDS encoding enoyl-CoA hydratase/isomerase family protein has protein sequence MPEFDTLTLDQTGPVARIVLDRPDAANGMDDRMTRELAVAAALCDNTATKVVTITGAGRFFCAGGDLKAMAAAPNAGEFVKGIASDLHRALSTFARMDAVVITAVNGTAAGAGFSLAVAGDLALATESAKFTMAYTKAGLSPDGGASYNLPRLIGIRRTQQLMITNRTLSAGEALDWGLLTEVVPDGELAARVDTLAQELATTSRTSNGAVKRLLLGTYRTGLEEQLELEARAIADCAQSADGQEGIAAFLGKRAPDFG, from the coding sequence ATGCCCGAATTCGACACGCTGACACTCGACCAGACCGGACCCGTCGCCCGCATCGTCCTGGACCGGCCCGACGCCGCTAATGGCATGGACGACAGGATGACTCGCGAACTGGCCGTCGCCGCGGCGCTGTGTGACAACACCGCCACCAAGGTGGTCACCATCACCGGCGCGGGACGCTTCTTCTGTGCGGGCGGCGATCTGAAGGCCATGGCCGCCGCACCCAACGCGGGCGAGTTCGTCAAGGGCATCGCATCCGATCTGCACCGCGCGCTGTCGACTTTTGCCCGGATGGACGCCGTGGTGATCACCGCCGTCAACGGCACCGCCGCGGGCGCAGGCTTCAGCCTCGCCGTGGCCGGTGACCTGGCACTGGCCACCGAGTCGGCCAAGTTCACCATGGCCTACACGAAGGCGGGCCTGAGCCCCGACGGCGGTGCCTCCTACAACCTGCCCCGGCTCATCGGGATCCGCCGCACGCAGCAGTTGATGATCACCAACCGGACGCTGTCCGCCGGGGAGGCACTGGACTGGGGTCTGCTCACCGAGGTCGTGCCCGACGGCGAACTCGCCGCCCGTGTCGACACGCTGGCACAGGAACTGGCCACCACGTCGCGGACATCCAACGGCGCCGTCAAGCGACTGCTTCTGGGCACCTACCGGACCGGCCTCGAGGAGCAACTGGAACTCGAGGCACGTGCCATCGCGGACTGTGCGCAGTCGGCCGACGGCCAGGAGGGCATCGCGGCCTTCCTCGGCAAGCGCGCCCCGGACTTCGGCTGA
- the panB gene encoding 3-methyl-2-oxobutanoate hydroxymethyltransferase, with product MSEQSVYGASTPEQAPRTKVRTHHLLKWKSEGHKWAMLTAYDYSTARVFDAAEIPVLLVGDSAANVVYGYDTTVPVTIDELIPLVRGVVRGAPHALVVADLPFGSYESGPAQALATATRFMKETGAAAVKLEGGERVAEQIATLTQAGIPVVAHIGFTPQSVNGLGGYRIQGRGDAGDQTIHDAIAVAEAGAIAVVLEMVPAELATQITGKLTIPTVGIGAGPNCDAQVLVWQDMAGMTSGKTAKFVKRFGDVGAELRQAAIQYADEVASGAFPAEEHSY from the coding sequence ATGTCTGAACAGTCTGTTTACGGTGCCTCCACGCCCGAACAAGCTCCGCGAACGAAAGTCCGCACGCACCACCTCCTGAAGTGGAAGTCCGAGGGCCACAAGTGGGCCATGCTCACGGCCTACGACTACTCCACCGCCCGCGTGTTCGACGCGGCCGAGATCCCGGTGCTCCTGGTTGGCGATTCGGCCGCCAACGTCGTGTACGGCTACGACACCACGGTTCCGGTGACGATCGATGAGTTGATCCCGCTGGTGCGCGGCGTGGTACGTGGTGCACCGCATGCGCTGGTCGTGGCGGACCTGCCGTTCGGCAGCTACGAGTCCGGTCCGGCGCAGGCGCTGGCCACCGCCACCCGCTTCATGAAGGAGACGGGTGCGGCCGCGGTCAAGCTCGAGGGCGGTGAGCGCGTCGCCGAACAGATCGCCACGCTGACGCAGGCCGGCATCCCGGTGGTGGCGCACATCGGTTTCACCCCGCAGAGCGTCAACGGGCTGGGCGGGTACCGCATCCAGGGCCGCGGCGACGCGGGCGACCAGACCATCCACGATGCGATCGCCGTGGCCGAGGCAGGCGCGATCGCCGTCGTCCTCGAGATGGTGCCCGCAGAGTTGGCCACCCAGATCACCGGCAAGCTCACCATTCCCACGGTCGGCATCGGCGCGGGCCCCAACTGCGATGCCCAGGTGTTGGTCTGGCAGGACATGGCAGGCATGACGTCGGGCAAGACCGCGAAGTTCGTCAAGCGCTTCGGCGACGTCGGCGCCGAATTACGCCAGGCGGCAATCCAGTACGCCGACGAGGTCGCCTCCGGCGCATTCCCCGCCGAGGAGCACTCCTACTAA
- a CDS encoding wax ester/triacylglycerol synthase family O-acyltransferase, whose translation MQRLSGLDASFLYLETADQPLHVCSILEIDPSTIPGGYTFDGLRHALRLRIKAMPEFREKLSDSRLNLDHPVWVEDKDFDVDRHLHRIGLPSPGGRAELGEICGHIASLTLDRSRPLWEMWVIENVAGTEENPSGRLAVLTKVHHACVDGVTGANLMSQLCTTEADAPPPEPVEGVGGGSDLEIAVSGAIKFVTRPWKLVNVVPSTLSTVVDTVKRARSGLHMAAPFNAPKTTFNTNVTGRRNVAFAQLSLEDVKTVKNHFGVKVNDVVMALVSGVLRRFLLDREELPDSSLVAMVPVSVHEKSDRPGRNQVSGMFASLQTNIEDPAERLKAIAEANSLAKQHSSAIGATLLQDWSQFAAPAVFGVAMRVYASSRLTSARPVHNLVISNVPGPQVPLYFLGARVKAMFPLGPIFHGSGLNITVMSLGGGLDVGLISCPELLPDLWDMADDFHLALEELLAATR comes from the coding sequence ATGCAACGGCTCAGCGGTCTAGATGCCAGCTTTCTCTACCTCGAGACCGCTGACCAGCCACTCCACGTGTGCTCGATCCTGGAGATCGATCCATCGACGATCCCGGGCGGCTACACGTTCGACGGGTTGCGTCACGCGCTGAGGCTGCGAATCAAGGCGATGCCCGAGTTCCGCGAGAAGCTCTCCGACAGCCGACTCAACCTCGATCACCCGGTGTGGGTGGAGGACAAGGACTTCGACGTCGACAGGCACCTGCATCGGATCGGTCTGCCATCGCCCGGCGGTCGCGCCGAACTCGGCGAGATCTGTGGTCACATCGCCTCGTTGACGCTGGACCGCAGCAGGCCGTTGTGGGAGATGTGGGTCATCGAGAACGTCGCGGGCACCGAGGAGAACCCCTCCGGGCGGCTGGCGGTACTGACCAAGGTGCACCACGCGTGTGTTGACGGTGTCACGGGCGCCAACCTGATGTCACAGCTGTGCACCACTGAGGCCGATGCGCCACCGCCCGAGCCGGTCGAGGGCGTGGGGGGTGGATCGGACCTGGAGATCGCGGTCAGCGGGGCGATCAAGTTCGTCACCCGCCCCTGGAAGCTGGTCAACGTGGTGCCCTCGACGCTGTCGACCGTGGTGGACACCGTCAAGCGCGCCCGCAGCGGACTGCACATGGCGGCACCGTTCAACGCGCCCAAGACGACGTTCAACACCAATGTCACCGGGCGCCGCAACGTCGCATTCGCGCAGTTGAGTCTCGAGGACGTCAAGACTGTCAAGAACCACTTCGGGGTCAAGGTCAACGACGTCGTGATGGCTCTGGTGTCCGGGGTGCTGCGGCGGTTCCTGCTCGACCGCGAAGAACTTCCCGACAGCTCGCTGGTGGCGATGGTCCCGGTGTCCGTGCACGAGAAGTCGGACCGGCCCGGCCGCAACCAGGTGTCGGGCATGTTCGCCAGCCTGCAGACGAACATCGAGGATCCCGCTGAGCGACTCAAGGCCATCGCCGAGGCGAATTCACTTGCCAAACAACATAGCTCGGCCATTGGGGCAACGCTGCTTCAGGACTGGTCGCAGTTCGCCGCGCCCGCGGTGTTCGGGGTCGCGATGCGGGTGTATGCCTCGAGTCGGCTCACCAGCGCCAGACCGGTGCACAACCTCGTCATCTCCAACGTGCCTGGACCCCAGGTGCCGCTGTACTTCTTGGGCGCGCGAGTCAAGGCGATGTTTCCCCTCGGGCCGATATTCCACGGCTCGGGGCTCAACATCACGGTGATGTCGCTGGGCGGTGGCCTCGATGTCGGACTCATCTCCTGCCCGGAGTTGCTGCCCGATCTGTGGGACATGGCTGACGACTTCCACCTCGCTCTCGAGGAGTTGCTGGCCGCCACGCGCTAA
- a CDS encoding alpha/beta hydrolase: protein MNLRRGLLAAATVTMVVAGCSNVVAGRAVIDVPPPGTPVAWSADECESSPSDVQIPEGAECGKLSVPVDYTKPDGEVAQIAMIRFPATGDKIGSLIINPGGPGESGVSAAASLVGSMPDSVRERFDLVGFDPRGVGRSTPAVWCNSDEDNDRLRADPQVDYSPEGVAHIESETKDFVQRCVDKMGEEFLANIGTANVARDLDAMREALGDDKLTYLGYSYGTRIGAAYAEAFPDKVRAMILDGAVDPNADPLEADIRQAAAFQTAFNDYAADCAKNPSCPLGTDPAKAVDVYKSMVDPLVDDPAKTDDPRGLSYGDAVIGTILPLYSPNLWRHLTQALSEMRAGRGDTMLALADLYMGRDPQGHYNNSTDVRVAVNCVDEPPIIDRDKIIDQDKRARAAAPFMSYGEFTGNAPMGTCAFWPVPPTSEPHELKIEGLPPTLVVSTTNDPATPYQAGVDLAKQLGGTLLTYEGTQHTVVFQGNKCVDDISAKYLVDVVVPPAGGRC from the coding sequence ATGAACCTCAGACGCGGGCTGCTCGCGGCCGCCACGGTGACAATGGTGGTGGCCGGCTGTAGCAACGTGGTCGCCGGCCGCGCGGTGATTGACGTCCCGCCGCCGGGAACGCCCGTGGCCTGGTCGGCGGACGAATGCGAGTCCTCGCCCAGCGACGTCCAGATCCCCGAGGGCGCCGAGTGCGGCAAGCTGTCGGTCCCCGTGGACTACACCAAGCCCGACGGCGAGGTCGCCCAGATCGCGATGATCCGGTTCCCCGCCACCGGTGACAAGATCGGCTCGCTGATCATCAACCCCGGCGGCCCCGGTGAGTCGGGTGTCTCCGCGGCGGCGTCGCTGGTGGGCAGCATGCCGGACTCGGTGCGCGAGCGCTTCGACCTGGTCGGCTTCGATCCGCGTGGCGTTGGACGCTCGACGCCCGCGGTGTGGTGCAACTCAGATGAGGACAACGATCGGCTGCGGGCCGACCCGCAGGTGGACTACAGCCCGGAGGGCGTCGCCCACATCGAGTCCGAGACCAAGGACTTCGTGCAGCGCTGCGTGGACAAGATGGGGGAGGAGTTCCTCGCCAACATCGGAACCGCGAACGTGGCAAGGGATCTCGACGCGATGCGCGAGGCCCTGGGTGACGACAAGCTGACCTACCTCGGCTACTCGTACGGCACCAGGATCGGGGCGGCCTACGCCGAGGCGTTCCCGGACAAGGTGCGCGCCATGATCCTCGACGGTGCCGTCGACCCCAACGCCGATCCGCTCGAGGCGGACATCCGTCAGGCCGCGGCGTTTCAGACCGCGTTCAACGACTACGCCGCGGACTGTGCGAAGAACCCGAGCTGTCCGCTGGGCACCGACCCCGCCAAGGCCGTCGACGTCTACAAGTCGATGGTCGACCCGCTGGTGGACGATCCCGCCAAGACCGACGACCCCCGCGGGCTCAGCTACGGCGACGCGGTGATCGGCACCATCCTGCCGCTGTACTCACCCAACCTGTGGCGCCACCTCACGCAGGCGCTGTCGGAAATGCGGGCGGGCAGGGGCGACACGATGCTGGCGCTGGCCGATCTCTACATGGGACGTGACCCGCAGGGGCACTACAACAACTCCACCGATGTGCGGGTGGCCGTCAACTGCGTCGACGAGCCACCGATCATCGACCGGGACAAGATCATCGATCAGGACAAGCGTGCTCGCGCCGCCGCGCCGTTCATGAGCTACGGCGAGTTCACCGGCAACGCGCCTATGGGCACGTGCGCATTCTGGCCGGTGCCACCGACGTCGGAGCCGCACGAACTCAAGATCGAGGGTTTGCCGCCCACCCTGGTGGTGTCGACGACGAACGACCCCGCCACGCCGTATCAGGCCGGTGTCGACTTGGCCAAGCAACTCGGCGGAACGCTGCTGACATATGAGGGCACGCAGCACACCGTCGTGTTCCAGGGCAACAAGTGCGTCGACGACATCTCCGCGAAGTACCTCGTGGACGTCGTCGTGCCCCCAGCCGGTGGGCGTTGCTGA
- a CDS encoding alpha/beta hydrolase, with translation MSAMWRVGKLISAPLATVVLAGVLCPTAGASPEGAAVQSYGQPPVWGSCAALFGDVSAIPTAQCGTVTVPVDYANPAGPQAQLAVIRVPATGDRIGVLMVNPGGPGASAVDTVAAMAGGLADTDITRRFDLVGFDPRGVGHSTPQIRCRSDAEFDAFRREPMVNYSQAGVAAIEGVYAQLAQGCVNKTGVEFLANVGTASTAQDMDVVRAALGENQINYLGFSYGTELGAKYAEQYPDRVRAMVLDGAIDPGSDPVAENIRQLAGFQMAFDDYAADCARSTDCPLGQDPTQFVARYHQLINPLAFAPARTSDPRGLSYQDAITGTANALYTQRYWKYLTSGLLGLQRGTDPGDLLLLADDYQGRDQAGHYSNQQDAFTAIRCVDSPYPSDPAVWVDADRQARAVAPFMAYGEFTGFAPRDVCATWPVPPTSAPHDVISPGPGKVVVVSTTHDPATPYQAGVELARELDASLITFDGTQHTVVFNGDACVDPAVVGFLVDSRLPPPDLRC, from the coding sequence ATGTCTGCCATGTGGCGGGTGGGCAAATTGATCTCGGCACCGCTCGCCACTGTGGTGCTAGCCGGTGTCCTCTGCCCGACTGCGGGAGCGTCGCCCGAGGGCGCAGCCGTGCAGTCCTACGGCCAACCGCCCGTCTGGGGTAGCTGCGCGGCCCTGTTCGGAGACGTCTCCGCGATTCCGACCGCGCAGTGCGGCACCGTGACGGTTCCGGTCGACTACGCGAATCCCGCTGGGCCGCAAGCACAACTGGCGGTCATCCGGGTTCCAGCCACCGGTGACCGTATCGGTGTGCTGATGGTCAACCCCGGCGGGCCGGGCGCCTCGGCGGTCGACACGGTCGCCGCCATGGCCGGCGGGCTGGCCGACACCGACATCACTCGCCGCTTCGACCTCGTCGGCTTCGACCCGCGCGGCGTCGGTCACTCCACCCCGCAGATCCGCTGCCGCTCGGATGCGGAGTTCGACGCGTTCCGGCGCGAGCCGATGGTCAACTACAGCCAAGCGGGAGTCGCGGCGATCGAGGGTGTGTACGCCCAACTCGCACAAGGCTGCGTGAACAAGACCGGCGTGGAGTTCCTGGCCAACGTGGGGACCGCGTCCACGGCGCAGGACATGGACGTGGTGCGCGCCGCGCTCGGGGAGAACCAGATCAACTATCTGGGATTCTCCTACGGGACAGAACTCGGCGCGAAGTACGCCGAGCAGTACCCGGACCGCGTCCGGGCCATGGTCCTCGACGGTGCCATCGACCCCGGTTCGGACCCCGTGGCCGAGAACATTCGACAACTCGCCGGATTCCAGATGGCATTCGACGACTACGCGGCCGACTGCGCCCGTTCGACCGACTGCCCACTGGGCCAGGACCCCACCCAGTTCGTCGCGCGCTACCACCAGCTGATCAACCCCCTGGCCTTCGCGCCGGCCCGGACCTCGGACCCCCGCGGGCTCAGCTACCAGGACGCGATCACCGGCACCGCCAACGCGCTCTACACGCAGAGGTACTGGAAGTACCTCACCAGCGGACTGCTCGGCCTGCAGCGCGGCACCGATCCCGGCGACCTGCTGCTGCTCGCCGACGACTACCAGGGCCGTGATCAGGCGGGCCACTACTCCAACCAGCAGGATGCGTTCACCGCGATTCGATGTGTGGATTCGCCCTACCCGTCCGATCCGGCCGTGTGGGTCGACGCCGATCGGCAGGCGCGGGCTGTGGCGCCGTTCATGGCCTATGGCGAGTTCACCGGGTTCGCCCCCCGTGACGTGTGTGCGACGTGGCCGGTACCCCCGACGTCGGCACCACACGACGTCATCTCGCCCGGCCCGGGAAAGGTCGTCGTGGTGTCGACCACGCACGATCCGGCGACGCCGTATCAGGCAGGTGTCGAACTGGCCCGTGAACTCGACGCGTCGTTGATCACCTTCGACGGCACCCAGCACACCGTGGTGTTCAACGGCGACGCGTGCGTCGACCCCGCAGTGGTCGGTTTCCTGGTGGACTCCCGGCTGCCACCGCCTGACCTCCGGTGCTAG
- a CDS encoding glutamine synthetase family protein: MDRQKEFVLRTLEERDIRFVRLWFTDVLGYLKSVAIAPAELEGAFEEGIGFDGSSIEGFARVSESDMVARPDPSTFQVLPWTTSGGKHHSARMFCDITMPDGSPSWGDSRHVLRRQLGKASDLGFSCYVHPEIEFFLLKPGADEAPPVPADNGGYFDQTIHDSAPNFRRHAIDALEQMGISVEFSHHEGAPGQQEIDLRYADALSMADNVMTFRYVVKEVALNEGVRASFMPKPFAEYPGSAMHTHMSLFEGETNAFHTPDDPLQLSDVGKSFIAGILEHASEISAVTNQWVNSYKRLVHGGEAPTAASWGAANRSALVRVPMYTPRKASSRRVEVRSPDSACNPYLAFAVLLAAGLRGVEKNYVLGPQAEDNVWTLTPEERRAMGYKELPGSLGVALTEMENSELVAEALGEHVFDFFLRNKRAEWENYRSHVTPFELKAYLSL, encoded by the coding sequence ATGGACCGGCAGAAGGAATTCGTGCTGCGCACGCTGGAGGAACGCGATATCCGTTTCGTTCGGTTGTGGTTCACCGACGTGCTCGGTTACCTCAAATCGGTCGCCATCGCGCCCGCCGAATTGGAGGGTGCGTTCGAAGAGGGAATCGGCTTCGACGGCTCCTCCATCGAGGGCTTTGCGCGGGTCTCGGAATCCGACATGGTGGCCCGGCCCGATCCCTCGACGTTCCAGGTGCTGCCGTGGACGACGAGCGGCGGCAAGCACCATTCCGCCCGCATGTTCTGCGACATCACGATGCCGGACGGTTCCCCGTCGTGGGGCGACTCGCGCCACGTGCTGCGCCGCCAGCTGGGCAAGGCCAGCGACCTCGGCTTCTCCTGCTACGTGCACCCCGAGATCGAGTTCTTCCTCCTCAAGCCGGGCGCTGACGAGGCGCCGCCGGTGCCGGCCGACAACGGCGGCTACTTCGACCAGACGATTCACGACTCAGCCCCGAACTTCCGCCGCCACGCGATCGACGCGCTGGAGCAGATGGGCATCTCGGTGGAGTTCAGCCACCACGAGGGTGCGCCAGGGCAGCAGGAGATCGACCTGCGCTACGCCGACGCGTTGTCCATGGCCGACAACGTCATGACGTTCCGCTACGTGGTCAAGGAGGTCGCGCTCAACGAGGGTGTGCGGGCGTCGTTCATGCCCAAGCCTTTTGCCGAGTACCCCGGCTCGGCGATGCACACCCACATGAGCCTGTTCGAGGGCGAGACCAATGCCTTCCACACTCCCGATGATCCGCTGCAGCTGTCCGATGTCGGCAAGTCGTTCATCGCGGGCATCCTCGAGCACGCCTCCGAGATCAGCGCCGTCACCAACCAGTGGGTGAACTCCTACAAGCGGCTGGTGCACGGCGGCGAGGCGCCGACCGCCGCATCTTGGGGTGCGGCCAACCGGTCGGCGCTCGTCCGGGTGCCGATGTACACGCCGCGCAAGGCGTCCTCGCGACGCGTCGAGGTGCGCAGCCCCGACTCGGCGTGCAACCCGTACCTGGCGTTCGCGGTACTGCTGGCCGCGGGCCTGCGAGGTGTGGAGAAGAACTACGTCCTCGGCCCGCAGGCCGAGGACAACGTGTGGACGCTGACACCCGAGGAGCGCCGCGCGATGGGCTACAAGGAGCTGCCTGGCAGCCTCGGTGTCGCCCTGACGGAGATGGAGAACTCCGAGCTGGTCGCGGAAGCGTTGGGGGAGCACGTCTTCGACTTCTTCCTGCGCAACAAGCGCGCCGAGTGGGAGAACTACCGCAGCCACGTCACGCCGTTCGAGCTGAAGGCCTACCTCTCGCTGTAG